One genomic region from Laribacter hongkongensis DSM 14985 encodes:
- a CDS encoding PliI family lysozyme inhibitor of I-type lysozyme, protein MHRLAVLGLVLATTTLHAAGSERFVRQLELPSGQMLRVAEGEQEPRSIGSFSVLLYDILPGRPDTRLFVSGLVVPRDGTLESAGLVPVDADARPELVVRIRSAGSGSYLSAHAFTIDRSGLHQLVSVAGLPPDADAAAALRSRLTGQPAGRP, encoded by the coding sequence ATGCACAGGCTTGCGGTACTCGGACTGGTACTGGCCACCACTACGCTGCATGCCGCCGGCAGCGAACGCTTTGTCCGGCAGTTGGAACTGCCGTCCGGGCAGATGCTGCGGGTGGCCGAAGGCGAACAGGAGCCGCGCTCGATCGGCAGCTTCAGCGTGCTGCTGTACGACATCCTGCCGGGCCGCCCGGATACCCGCCTGTTCGTCAGCGGCCTGGTCGTGCCGCGCGACGGTACGCTGGAAAGCGCCGGGCTGGTGCCGGTTGACGCCGATGCCCGCCCGGAACTGGTGGTGCGCATCCGTTCGGCCGGCAGCGGCAGCTACCTGTCGGCTCATGCGTTCACGATCGACCGCAGCGGACTGCACCAGCTGGTCAGCGTGGCCGGCCTGCCGCCTGACGCCGATGCAGCGGCCGCCCTCAGGTCACGGTTGACAGGCCAGCCGGCCGGCAGGCCCTGA
- a CDS encoding YgjV family protein, translating to MTLFALSQALIVVAMVFDVMTFQFRERRHVVYSMVAAQVLIAAHFGLLDQWTAVLVIAIAAVRNLVSLKVRSARLMWLFITLAVAVTAFTWSGPLSLLACVGSALPNLAMFSPNDRRMRKLLMVSTAIWIAHNALAGSPMATLMEVCYLAGNLVGYWRIYGRRQPAATGEQPPAH from the coding sequence ATGACCCTGTTTGCCCTCTCCCAAGCCCTGATCGTCGTCGCCATGGTTTTTGACGTGATGACGTTCCAGTTCCGTGAACGGCGGCACGTGGTTTACAGCATGGTGGCAGCCCAGGTCCTGATTGCTGCGCACTTCGGCCTGCTGGACCAGTGGACCGCCGTGCTGGTGATTGCCATTGCCGCTGTCCGCAACCTGGTCAGCCTCAAGGTCCGTTCGGCGCGGCTGATGTGGCTGTTCATCACCCTGGCCGTGGCGGTAACGGCGTTTACATGGAGCGGCCCGCTGAGCCTGCTGGCCTGCGTCGGATCGGCCCTGCCCAACCTGGCCATGTTCAGCCCGAACGACCGGCGCATGCGCAAGCTGCTGATGGTCAGCACCGCCATCTGGATTGCCCACAATGCGCTGGCAGGCTCGCCGATGGCGACCCTGATGGAGGTGTGCTATCTCGCCGGCAACCTGGTGGGTTACTGGCGCATCTACGGCCGTCGCCAGCCCGCCGCCACCGGCGAGCAGCCCCCCGCCCACTGA